The following are from one region of the Ascaphus truei isolate aAscTru1 unplaced genomic scaffold, aAscTru1.hap1 HAP1_SCAFFOLD_739, whole genome shotgun sequence genome:
- the LOC142486104 gene encoding uncharacterized protein LOC142486104 has product MSIKTFDYIFKHFEEAITPFQTNLCKIIRAEERLMITLRFLSTGASFRSLSFSFKMGKSTVASIVHETCTAIYNALQPDHMPFPTVDLLENVSKEFELKWNFPNCVGCVDGKHIRIKHPTNSGSMFYNYKHFHSIVLQAVADAKCRFLAIDVGAYGKQSDGGVFTFQRQITRLSRARRYVECAFGIMSAKWRILFKAIETSVPNAKSIVKCVAILHNVVIDLEGAYDGVMNDSTAVLPTSFRRNKANSAPGKIAKCIRDTFRDYFNAEGAVPWQNNM; this is encoded by the exons ATGTCAATAAAAACTTTCGACTACATCTTTAAACATTTTGAAGAAGCTATAACTCCATTCCAGACAAATTTATGCAAAATTATTCGTGCCGAAGAAAGATTGATGATCACTTTGCg ATTTCTGTCAACTGGGGCATCGTTCCGTTCCTTGTCGTTTTCATTCAAGATGGGAAAAAGCACCGTTGCATCAATTGTACATGAAACATGTACCGCAATATATAATGCATTGCAACCAGACCATATGCCATTTCCAACTGTTGACTTGCTTGAAAATGTTTCTAAAGAATTTGAGTTGAAATGGAATTTTCCAAATTGTGTGGGCTGTGTAGATGGAAAACATATAAGAATCAAACACCCTACAAATTCAGGTTCAATGTTTTATAACTACAAACATTTTCACTCGATTGTATTACAAGCAGTTGCTGATGCAAAATGTCGGTTTCTAGCCATTGATGTGGGAGCGTATGGCAAACAAAGTGATGGGGGAGTATTTACA TTCCAGAGACAAATTACCAGACTGTCGAGGGCCAGACGGTATGTAGAGTGCGCATTTGGTATAATGTCAGCGAAATGGCGCATACTATTTAAAGCGATAGAAACTTCGGTGCCCAATGCAAAAAGTATAGTGAAATGTGTAGCTATACTACATAATGTGGTAATCGATTTGGAAGGAGCATATGATGGTGTAATGAATGATAGTACAGCAGTACTTCCTACTTCATTCCGCAGAAATAAAGCTAACAGTGCACCAGGGAAAATTGCAAAATGCATTCGAGATACATTTAGAGATTATTTCAATGCGGAGGGAGCTGTGCCATGGCAAAATAATATGTAA